From the genome of Ectobacillus sp. JY-23, one region includes:
- a CDS encoding S9 family peptidase, translated as MIYHITYISNNLRVKGYLGLPPGFIYSFEELQQHITNLYQAALPTIPLTNDFPINKQLGPFPALLYCRGGIGKVGKVKLEWIEQFTRHGYVVFAPSYRGNEGGEGRDEFGGAENEDVVAAYHFLQSLPFTTTVSVMGFSRGAINAVQTTVKLYDVHKLVLWGGVSDLAQTYEERIDLRRMLKRVLNGSPNKVPHAYKHRSPIYMTQYIQCPVLIMHGTADVQVDHHHGMDMYHALQEQSHPVTLHLYEGYGHHLPPIVHQHALLRMFEWLEQQ; from the coding sequence ATGATTTATCATATTACATACATCTCTAACAATTTGCGAGTAAAAGGTTATTTAGGACTTCCTCCAGGCTTTATATACTCGTTCGAAGAGTTGCAGCAGCATATAACGAACCTATATCAAGCTGCTCTTCCAACAATACCTTTAACGAATGACTTTCCTATAAATAAACAGCTTGGACCTTTTCCTGCCCTCTTGTATTGCAGAGGTGGCATCGGCAAGGTCGGAAAAGTAAAGCTAGAATGGATTGAACAATTTACCCGGCATGGTTATGTTGTATTTGCCCCCTCTTATCGCGGCAATGAGGGCGGCGAAGGGCGCGATGAATTTGGGGGCGCAGAAAACGAAGATGTAGTAGCTGCCTACCATTTCTTACAAAGCCTACCCTTTACAACCACAGTTTCTGTTATGGGCTTTTCACGAGGTGCTATCAATGCTGTGCAAACAACTGTAAAACTGTATGATGTACATAAACTTGTATTATGGGGCGGCGTTTCAGACTTAGCCCAAACATATGAAGAACGCATTGATCTACGCAGAATGTTAAAACGAGTACTAAACGGATCTCCTAACAAGGTACCACATGCATATAAGCATAGGTCCCCGATCTATATGACGCAGTATATACAGTGTCCGGTTTTAATTATGCACGGCACAGCCGATGTACAAGTAGACCATCATCATGGCATGGATATGTATCATGCACTGCAGGAGCAATCACATCCTGTAACATTACATTTATATGAGGGATACGGACATCATCTTCCGCCTATTGTTCACCAACATGCACTTTTACGTATGTTTGAATGGCTGGAACAACAATAA
- a CDS encoding cold-shock protein produces MLQGKVKWFNAEKGFGFIEVEGQDDVFVHFSAIQGEGFKTLEEGQAVSFEITEGPRGPQAANVQK; encoded by the coding sequence ATGTTACAAGGTAAAGTAAAATGGTTCAACGCAGAAAAAGGTTTCGGCTTCATCGAAGTTGAAGGTCAAGACGATGTATTCGTTCACTTCTCCGCTATCCAAGGCGAAGGCTTTAAAACTTTAGAAGAAGGCCAAGCAGTTTCTTTCGAAATCACTGAAGGTCCTCGTGGTCCTCAAGCTGCTAACGTTCAAAAGTAA